From the Microbacterium thalassium genome, one window contains:
- a CDS encoding response regulator transcription factor, with the protein MPSELALGRARSDLDVMSRAGLPLHRFMDEATATIERVVPTAGGCLSTLDPATSMVSSTRKFGAIAGNNSDDIRWAHIEYGESDPTAIEAMVVSGTTSLGVHAQLGGDVEKSVRMADFMLPVFDFHDEARVVFRDRHGAWGAISMFRGSDEPAFSRTELDFLAEVAPAFTRGIRVGLLAQLSRSAGPDDVGPAVVIIDARDRITQSSPGASAQLARMSDAPHAGDPLTIVHALVAGARRFAGGEIERMPRIRVRTADGIWLILSAAPLGGTADRAGDVVVTIEEARPQEVIGLVADAFGLTARERDVVGMVLRGSDTKEIAAALHVSPYTVQDHLKSIFDKAGVASRRELVARVYFDQYVPRWGREVTPTGSLAP; encoded by the coding sequence ATGCCCTCGGAGCTGGCCCTCGGCCGCGCGCGCAGCGACCTCGACGTGATGTCGCGCGCGGGCCTGCCGCTGCACCGCTTCATGGACGAGGCGACCGCGACGATCGAGCGGGTCGTCCCCACCGCCGGCGGGTGCCTGTCGACGCTGGATCCGGCGACGTCCATGGTGTCGAGCACCCGCAAGTTCGGCGCGATCGCGGGCAACAACTCCGACGACATCCGCTGGGCGCACATCGAGTACGGCGAAAGCGACCCGACCGCGATCGAGGCGATGGTGGTCTCGGGGACGACATCCCTCGGCGTGCACGCGCAGCTCGGCGGGGACGTCGAGAAGTCGGTGCGGATGGCGGACTTCATGCTGCCCGTCTTCGACTTCCACGACGAGGCTCGCGTGGTCTTCCGCGATCGGCACGGCGCATGGGGCGCGATCTCGATGTTCCGCGGGTCCGACGAGCCGGCGTTCTCGCGAACCGAGCTCGACTTCCTCGCCGAGGTCGCCCCCGCCTTCACGCGCGGCATCCGCGTGGGGCTGCTCGCACAGCTGAGCCGCTCCGCCGGCCCGGACGACGTCGGGCCGGCGGTGGTGATCATCGACGCGCGCGATCGCATCACGCAATCGAGCCCCGGCGCGAGTGCGCAGCTCGCGCGCATGAGCGATGCCCCGCACGCCGGCGACCCGCTGACGATCGTTCACGCCCTCGTCGCCGGCGCCCGACGGTTCGCGGGCGGCGAGATCGAGCGGATGCCGCGCATCCGCGTGCGCACCGCGGACGGGATCTGGCTCATCCTGTCGGCGGCCCCGCTCGGCGGCACGGCCGATCGCGCCGGCGACGTCGTGGTGACCATCGAGGAGGCTCGGCCGCAGGAGGTGATCGGGCTCGTCGCGGACGCTTTCGGGCTGACCGCGCGCGAGCGCGACGTCGTGGGGATGGTGCTGCGCGGATCCGACACCAAGGAGATCGCGGCCGCCCTGCACGTCTCGCCGTACACGGTCCAGGACCACTTGAAGTCGATCTTCGACAAGGCCGGCGTCGCGAGCAGGCGCGAACTCGTCGCGCGCGTCTACTTCGACCAGTACGTGCCGCGGTGGGGTCGAGAAGTGACGCCGACGGGGAGCCTCGCCCCCTGA
- a CDS encoding ABC transporter ATP-binding protein, whose translation MQTPALAAHDLRRTYGRGAARFDALRGVSLEVMPGESVAIVGKSGSGKSTLMHLLALLDQPTRGTVEIDGTATTGLGGRALNRTRNRTFGFVFQQFFLTPNQSVLENVSLPLTIAGVGRRERRQRAMAALEQLELDDKAANRAVDLSGGQKQRAAIARALVGEPRILMADEPTGNLDSATGAVVEDILFGLNAEHGITLVVVTHDDDLAARCDRRIRIRDGVVDAEVAA comes from the coding sequence ATGCAGACACCAGCTCTCGCAGCGCACGACCTGCGCAGAACCTACGGCCGGGGCGCGGCACGGTTCGACGCCCTCCGCGGCGTCAGCCTGGAGGTCATGCCGGGCGAGTCCGTCGCCATCGTCGGCAAGTCCGGTTCGGGCAAGTCGACGCTCATGCACCTCCTCGCTCTCCTGGACCAGCCGACGCGCGGCACCGTCGAGATCGACGGAACCGCCACGACCGGGCTCGGCGGGCGCGCGCTCAACCGGACGCGCAACCGCACCTTCGGGTTCGTCTTCCAGCAGTTCTTCCTCACGCCGAACCAGTCGGTGCTCGAGAACGTGTCGCTCCCCCTCACGATCGCCGGCGTCGGGCGCCGCGAGCGGCGGCAGCGCGCCATGGCCGCGCTCGAGCAGCTCGAGCTGGACGACAAGGCGGCCAATCGCGCCGTCGATCTCTCGGGCGGCCAGAAGCAGCGCGCGGCGATCGCCCGCGCCCTCGTCGGCGAGCCCCGCATCCTCATGGCCGACGAGCCGACGGGCAATCTCGACTCGGCGACCGGCGCGGTCGTCGAAGACATCCTGTTCGGTCTCAACGCCGAGCACGGCATCACGCTCGTCGTCGTCACGCACGATGACGACCTCGCGGCGCGGTGCGACCGCCGCATCCGCATCCGGGACGGCGTCGTGGACGCGGAGGTGGCGGCATGA
- a CDS encoding NYN domain-containing protein, whose amino-acid sequence MAERSSWVLVDGENIDATLGGSILGRRPQPEERPRWDRLLSFIADRWDQPAKGLFFLNASSHLPMSFVQALLALGYQPVPLSGDADEKVVDIAIQRTLAALAHHADDVLLVSHDRDFADELAGLADGERRVGVLAFHEFRSTEFAGIPGIEFFDLEYDADAFDAPLPRVRVIPIDDFDPDEFLR is encoded by the coding sequence GTGGCGGAGCGCAGCAGCTGGGTGCTGGTCGACGGCGAGAACATCGACGCGACCCTCGGCGGATCGATCCTCGGACGCCGCCCGCAGCCCGAGGAGCGTCCCCGCTGGGACCGGCTGCTGAGCTTCATCGCCGACCGCTGGGACCAGCCCGCCAAGGGCCTGTTCTTCCTCAACGCCAGCTCCCACCTGCCGATGTCGTTCGTGCAGGCCCTCCTCGCCCTCGGCTACCAGCCCGTCCCGCTGTCAGGCGACGCCGACGAGAAGGTCGTCGACATCGCGATCCAGCGCACGCTCGCGGCCCTCGCCCACCACGCCGACGACGTCCTGCTCGTCAGCCACGACCGCGACTTCGCCGACGAGCTCGCCGGGCTCGCCGACGGCGAGCGACGCGTCGGCGTGCTCGCGTTCCACGAGTTCCGCAGCACCGAGTTCGCCGGCATCCCCGGCATCGAGTTCTTCGACCTCGAATACGACGCGGATGCCTTCGACGCCCCGCTCCCGCGGGTGCGCGTCATCCCCATCGACGACTTCGACCCGGACGAGTTCCTGCGCTGA
- a CDS encoding glutaredoxin family protein yields MTAPTAPQSPEAQGHIDVYGKLECPDTNRTRALLDKHGVAYTFHDVEAEPENHEAAVRLSGRMQVPVVSFADGSVVVEPTDEWMSERLGLGDVAA; encoded by the coding sequence ATGACGGCTCCGACGGCACCCCAGTCTCCTGAGGCTCAGGGCCACATCGACGTCTACGGCAAGCTCGAGTGCCCCGACACCAACCGGACGCGGGCGCTGCTCGACAAGCATGGTGTGGCGTACACGTTCCACGACGTGGAGGCCGAGCCCGAGAACCACGAGGCCGCGGTGCGCCTCAGCGGACGGATGCAGGTGCCGGTCGTGAGCTTCGCGGACGGCAGCGTCGTGGTCGAACCCACCGACGAGTGGATGTCGGAGCGGCTCGGCCTGGGCGACGTCGCGGCCTGA
- a CDS encoding DUF2510 domain-containing protein, with protein sequence MGTDPATPGTGAVPPAGWYDDGTGKQRWWDGSRWTDEYIDLRDRSTELRTDAGQPATGVAGPGWFDDQRGRRRWWDGRQWTAAVQYSGEEQELAGIVIDGRWIHFGELSQPVAGVEASIEQGSTLLSRPAFTSSAVQRRLWGPGGAITSRRLTKAIERPRTYLVITGEEGVWVSPLGEQTVSRSREFATWVNSSAQHYRYR encoded by the coding sequence ATGGGCACCGATCCCGCGACTCCCGGCACCGGCGCTGTCCCGCCCGCCGGATGGTACGACGACGGCACCGGCAAGCAGCGCTGGTGGGACGGCTCGCGCTGGACCGATGAGTACATCGATCTGCGCGATCGCTCGACCGAGCTGAGGACGGATGCCGGGCAGCCCGCGACGGGTGTCGCCGGTCCCGGATGGTTCGACGATCAGCGCGGACGCCGGCGCTGGTGGGACGGGCGGCAGTGGACCGCGGCGGTGCAGTACAGCGGCGAGGAGCAGGAGCTGGCCGGGATCGTCATCGACGGCCGGTGGATCCACTTCGGCGAGCTGAGCCAGCCGGTCGCGGGCGTCGAAGCCTCGATCGAGCAGGGTTCCACGCTGCTGTCGCGCCCGGCGTTCACCTCGTCGGCGGTGCAGCGACGGCTGTGGGGGCCGGGCGGCGCCATCACGTCGCGTCGGCTGACGAAGGCGATCGAGCGGCCGCGCACGTACCTCGTGATCACCGGTGAAGAGGGGGTCTGGGTGAGCCCGCTCGGCGAACAGACGGTTTCCAGAAGCCGGGAATTCGCCACATGGGTGAACTCCTCGGCGCAGCACTACCGCTACCGCTGA
- a CDS encoding ABC transporter permease, producing the protein MKVLDLVGTAVRSTFRSLTRTVLTILAIFVGAFTLTLTTGLGTGINAYIDDTVASLGAGDVMTVTKPADDVPLSGPREYDPDTTTARGPGNTVTTLESMDQTDLDALAEVAGVLRVDSVPQISVDYIAAGDGTPYVIGVAPIVDGQELQLAAGAMPDDGAAEYELGIPVSYVEPLGFSGDADALGATVEVALTDGDGAQQSVEATVVAVVEETFTLTGTGNLSPNEALADALVELQAVGVPEDDLGTFTQADLWFAADATDDEITALEDDLAALGYDGVTVAQQLGALTDVIDGIVLVLNGFAVIALLAAGFGIVNTLLMSVQERTREIGLMKAMGMGSGRVFTLFSLEATFIGFLGSAIGVLIGMVAGRILSRVLTRTVLSDLPGLQLIAFDPAAIAAIVLVVMAIAFVAGTIPALRAARQDPVASLRYE; encoded by the coding sequence ATGAAGGTCCTCGATCTGGTCGGCACCGCCGTCCGCAGCACGTTCCGGTCCCTGACGCGCACCGTCCTGACGATCCTCGCGATCTTCGTCGGCGCCTTCACGCTGACCCTCACCACCGGGCTCGGCACCGGCATCAACGCGTACATCGACGACACCGTCGCGAGCCTCGGGGCCGGCGACGTGATGACCGTCACCAAGCCCGCCGACGATGTGCCGCTGAGCGGCCCCCGCGAGTACGACCCCGACACGACGACCGCGCGCGGTCCCGGCAACACCGTGACGACCCTCGAGTCGATGGACCAGACCGATCTCGACGCGCTCGCAGAGGTGGCTGGCGTGCTGCGCGTCGACTCCGTGCCCCAGATCTCGGTCGACTACATCGCCGCCGGCGACGGCACCCCGTACGTGATCGGCGTCGCGCCGATCGTGGACGGACAGGAGCTCCAGCTCGCCGCGGGGGCGATGCCCGACGACGGCGCGGCGGAGTACGAGCTGGGCATCCCCGTCTCGTACGTCGAGCCGCTCGGGTTCTCGGGCGACGCCGACGCACTCGGGGCGACCGTGGAAGTCGCGCTGACCGACGGCGACGGCGCGCAGCAGTCCGTCGAAGCGACCGTCGTCGCCGTGGTGGAGGAGACGTTCACCCTGACCGGCACGGGCAATCTGTCGCCGAACGAGGCGCTCGCGGATGCGCTCGTCGAGCTGCAGGCCGTGGGCGTGCCCGAAGACGACCTCGGGACGTTCACACAGGCCGACCTGTGGTTCGCCGCCGACGCGACCGACGACGAGATCACCGCCCTCGAGGACGATCTGGCTGCGCTCGGCTACGACGGCGTGACGGTGGCCCAGCAGCTCGGGGCCCTCACCGACGTCATCGACGGGATCGTGCTCGTCCTCAACGGGTTCGCCGTCATCGCCCTCCTGGCCGCCGGGTTCGGCATCGTCAACACGCTGCTCATGTCGGTGCAGGAGCGCACGCGCGAGATCGGCCTGATGAAGGCGATGGGGATGGGCTCGGGGCGCGTGTTCACGCTCTTCAGCCTCGAGGCGACGTTCATCGGGTTCCTCGGGAGCGCGATCGGCGTGCTCATCGGCATGGTCGCCGGTCGCATCCTCAGCCGCGTGCTGACGCGCACCGTGCTGTCGGATCTGCCCGGTCTTCAGCTCATCGCGTTCGACCCGGCCGCGATCGCGGCCATCGTCCTCGTCGTGATGGCGATCGCCTTCGTCGCCGGGACCATCCCGGCGCTGCGCGCCGCCCGTCAGGACCCCGTCGCATCGCTGAGGTACGAGTGA
- a CDS encoding TetR/AcrR family transcriptional regulator encodes MSPRPYRMGKRAESVARTRAAIREAARDEYAETGIDGASMQSIARRAGVAPGTVLYQYPDPDELAREVIQESTRVMKVPTAADVDADASLASRVRWLAHELFRVYAGTEREYQAWSRSRTHPVIAESDAWYARTYQEVLGAVLGPEHADPRAFQVASAVIDPGFRANLVARGMSDDEAADTAADLVIGWVELAS; translated from the coding sequence GTGTCTCCACGTCCGTACCGGATGGGCAAGCGCGCCGAGTCGGTCGCCCGCACGCGCGCCGCCATCCGCGAGGCTGCGCGCGACGAGTACGCCGAGACCGGCATCGACGGCGCCAGCATGCAGTCGATCGCCCGGCGGGCCGGGGTCGCGCCGGGAACGGTGCTGTACCAGTACCCCGACCCGGATGAACTCGCGCGCGAGGTCATCCAGGAGAGCACCCGCGTGATGAAGGTGCCGACGGCCGCGGACGTGGACGCGGATGCCTCTCTCGCGTCGCGCGTGCGCTGGCTCGCGCACGAGCTCTTCCGCGTGTACGCGGGCACCGAGCGCGAGTACCAGGCGTGGTCGCGCAGTCGCACCCATCCCGTGATCGCGGAGTCCGACGCGTGGTACGCCCGCACGTATCAGGAGGTGCTGGGCGCCGTGCTCGGTCCGGAGCACGCCGACCCGCGGGCGTTCCAGGTCGCCTCGGCCGTCATCGATCCGGGATTCCGCGCGAATCTGGTCGCACGAGGGATGTCGGACGACGAAGCAGCCGATACCGCCGCGGACCTCGTGATCGGCTGGGTGGAGCTGGCGTCCTGA
- a CDS encoding response regulator transcription factor, translating to MIRVVIADDQALIRSAVRLLLDAQPDVEVVAEVADGAEALAAVRASDVDVVVMDIRMPVMDGIAATTAICDDPSIARTRVLILTTFEEDDYLVQALRAGASGFIGKGAEPDEIVRAVRVAHSGEALLSPAATRSLIARYLDAAPPPGRTRADRSLLDQLTPREREVLALVAQGRSNDEIGAELWISPATAKTHVNRIMAKLDARDRAQLVVWAYEAGVVVPGGQD from the coding sequence GTGATCCGCGTCGTCATCGCGGATGACCAGGCGCTCATCCGCTCGGCAGTGCGCCTGCTCCTGGACGCGCAGCCCGACGTGGAGGTCGTGGCGGAGGTCGCCGACGGCGCCGAGGCGCTCGCCGCGGTGCGGGCGTCGGACGTCGACGTCGTCGTCATGGACATCCGCATGCCGGTGATGGACGGCATCGCGGCGACTACGGCGATCTGCGACGATCCGTCGATCGCACGCACCCGCGTCCTCATCCTCACGACGTTCGAAGAGGACGACTATCTCGTCCAGGCCCTGCGCGCGGGCGCGAGCGGGTTCATCGGCAAGGGCGCCGAGCCCGACGAGATCGTGCGCGCGGTGCGCGTCGCCCACAGCGGTGAGGCGCTGCTGTCGCCCGCTGCGACCAGGTCGCTGATCGCGCGCTACCTCGACGCGGCCCCACCGCCGGGCCGCACGCGCGCGGACCGGTCGCTGCTGGATCAGCTGACCCCGCGTGAACGCGAGGTGCTCGCGCTGGTCGCGCAGGGCCGTTCGAACGACGAGATCGGCGCCGAGCTGTGGATTTCGCCGGCCACCGCGAAGACGCACGTCAACCGCATCATGGCCAAGCTCGACGCGCGCGATCGTGCGCAGCTCGTCGTGTGGGCCTATGAGGCGGGTGTCGTGGTCCCGGGTGGTCAGGACTGA
- a CDS encoding CDP-alcohol phosphatidyltransferase family protein, whose translation MPAADILSLLRIPIGIAMVVVAWTTPGASTAIGLLFVAGALTDLLDGPIARRTGSASERGARLDSVADAVFVALTAVAVVLTVRLPSDAWVWLLAGLVVLLRLAAVAVVRMRFGAWSITHTWGNRLTGLALAIVAGIALFRGEFDLISAGVVIALGVLSALEDLAIAVTADRLDRDRRSLWARAG comes from the coding sequence GTGCCCGCGGCCGACATCCTCTCGCTCCTGCGCATCCCGATCGGGATCGCCATGGTCGTCGTCGCGTGGACGACGCCCGGGGCCTCGACGGCGATCGGTCTGCTGTTCGTCGCCGGTGCGCTGACAGACCTGCTCGACGGCCCGATCGCGCGGCGGACAGGCTCGGCGAGCGAGCGCGGCGCGCGACTGGACAGCGTCGCCGACGCGGTCTTCGTCGCCCTCACAGCCGTCGCGGTCGTGCTGACGGTGCGCCTGCCCTCGGACGCGTGGGTGTGGCTGCTGGCCGGACTCGTCGTGCTGCTGCGGCTGGCCGCTGTCGCTGTCGTCCGGATGCGGTTCGGAGCCTGGTCGATCACGCACACGTGGGGGAACCGGCTCACGGGACTCGCGCTGGCGATCGTGGCAGGCATCGCGCTCTTCCGCGGTGAGTTCGATCTCATCAGCGCGGGCGTCGTCATCGCGCTGGGAGTGCTGTCGGCGCTCGAGGATCTCGCCATCGCCGTGACGGCGGATCGTCTGGATCGCGATCGACGCAGCCTGTGGGCGCGGGCAGGGTGA
- a CDS encoding sensor histidine kinase, with protein sequence MASLPVLRRRFPAWAMDIVIVLVVAATAMVRPGLEDERGPLAWAAVLLPALILLARRRYPLAVLAATVVCFWVVALTATATLLSPIPAAFAAYAVAIAGPRRTTIIATLAACAAMVLPVWIADADFALFAMFQLTATLAFAAALGDAVRTRRAYIEAITARAERAERTREAEASRRVAEDRLRVARDLHDAVAHQIAVISLNAGVATSALDDRPEVAREALVTIRTASRKVLGEIGELLASLRQGEPDNDAARPGLDDVASLIERFRDAGLTVQLRGDDLLTRAEPVGDVVYAVLQEALTNAHKHGASGVTRIDVSATDDSLEIVAVNPVRGDSASTVSTGLGLVGMRERVEDIGGRLEAGHAGDAYRLRVTLPLQRSRS encoded by the coding sequence GTGGCCTCACTTCCTGTGCTTCGACGGCGCTTCCCGGCGTGGGCGATGGACATCGTCATCGTGCTCGTCGTGGCCGCCACCGCGATGGTCAGGCCCGGGCTGGAAGACGAGCGCGGCCCGCTGGCGTGGGCGGCGGTGCTGCTGCCCGCCCTCATCCTGCTGGCGCGGCGGCGGTACCCCCTCGCCGTGCTCGCCGCGACGGTCGTGTGCTTCTGGGTGGTGGCGCTCACCGCCACCGCGACACTGCTCTCGCCGATCCCCGCGGCCTTCGCCGCGTACGCGGTGGCGATCGCCGGCCCCCGTCGGACCACGATCATCGCGACGCTCGCGGCCTGCGCCGCGATGGTGCTGCCGGTGTGGATCGCCGACGCTGACTTCGCGCTCTTCGCGATGTTCCAGCTCACCGCGACGCTCGCCTTCGCGGCGGCGCTGGGGGATGCCGTCCGCACGCGTCGCGCCTACATCGAGGCGATCACCGCGCGAGCCGAGCGCGCCGAGCGCACGCGCGAGGCCGAGGCGTCCCGCCGGGTGGCCGAGGACCGACTGCGCGTCGCGCGCGATCTCCACGACGCGGTCGCGCATCAGATCGCCGTCATCAGCCTCAACGCCGGCGTCGCGACGTCCGCACTGGATGACCGCCCCGAGGTCGCGCGCGAGGCACTCGTCACGATCCGCACCGCCTCCCGCAAGGTGCTCGGCGAGATCGGCGAGCTGCTCGCGTCGCTCCGCCAGGGGGAGCCCGACAACGACGCCGCCCGGCCCGGACTGGACGACGTCGCGTCGCTCATCGAGCGCTTCCGCGACGCGGGGCTGACGGTGCAGCTGCGCGGGGACGACCTGCTGACCCGGGCCGAGCCCGTGGGCGACGTCGTCTACGCCGTCCTTCAGGAGGCGCTGACCAACGCCCACAAGCACGGTGCGTCCGGGGTGACCCGCATCGACGTCTCCGCGACCGACGACTCCCTCGAGATCGTCGCGGTCAATCCGGTCCGCGGCGACAGCGCGTCCACGGTGTCGACCGGCCTCGGACTGGTGGGGATGCGCGAGCGCGTCGAGGACATCGGCGGACGGCTCGAGGCCGGACACGCGGGCGATGCCTACCGCCTGCGGGTCACGCTCCCGCTCCAGAGGAGCAGATCGTGA
- a CDS encoding dihydrofolate reductase family protein, whose protein sequence is MTSVIATMTVSLDGIGAGRNQTEQRPFGDIPEGVLHRWMFETPDESTAEIAAIVDAGAFIMGRNMFGPVRGPWAGDWRGWWGPEPPYHAPVFVLTNHPREPLEMAGGTTFHFVTDGIHAALDRAADAAGDRPVHISGGPTTTNAYLAAGLVDELMLQIAPVVLGDGLRLFDGVGEVDLEQISVRPVSLATHVRYRVRTGR, encoded by the coding sequence ATGACATCCGTCATCGCCACGATGACCGTCTCGCTCGACGGGATCGGCGCTGGACGCAACCAGACCGAGCAACGCCCGTTCGGCGACATCCCCGAGGGCGTCCTGCACCGCTGGATGTTCGAGACGCCCGACGAGAGCACCGCCGAGATCGCCGCGATCGTCGACGCCGGCGCGTTCATCATGGGCCGCAACATGTTCGGGCCCGTCCGCGGACCGTGGGCGGGGGACTGGCGCGGCTGGTGGGGGCCGGAGCCGCCGTACCACGCTCCCGTCTTCGTCCTCACGAACCACCCGCGGGAACCGCTCGAGATGGCGGGCGGCACGACCTTCCACTTCGTCACCGACGGCATCCATGCCGCCCTCGACCGAGCCGCGGATGCCGCCGGCGACCGACCCGTCCACATCTCGGGCGGACCCACCACGACGAACGCCTATCTCGCCGCCGGCCTCGTCGACGAGCTGATGCTGCAGATCGCCCCGGTGGTCCTCGGCGACGGGCTGCGCCTGTTCGACGGCGTCGGCGAGGTCGACCTCGAGCAGATCTCGGTGCGGCCGGTATCGCTTGCGACGCATGTCCGCTACCGCGTCAGGACGGGCCGCTGA
- a CDS encoding FAD-binding oxidoreductase: MTINTGTTTGVTAAAATADRLREVLGDRVVLAGDAAYDAARVPWNLAIDQRPFAVVHPESAEDVVDVVRAARALGLRVAPQSTGHGAGALADTDLSDAILVSLSKLRGVTVHPEAQSARVLGGSEWNDVVQAAAPWGLTALHGSSGDVGVVGYALSGGLSFYARAHGLAVNSVRAVQIVTADGRIVRASVHDDPELFWAVRGGSGAFGVVVSLEIDLLPIADVFAGMLLWPVDRAPEVVAAWSSWTTTAPESASTSLRVMHFPPMPDLPPFLSDRSVVVIDGAILETDAAATALLEPLRALTPEIDTFARIPAVQLVQVHMDPPEPTPGLTAGAMLSGFAGPAVDAYVAAATTTPGLFLAELRHVGGAAARRPDGAGAIGSVQGDFLLAGIAMVPAPELAESALAAAHGMVAAMADWHAPALALTFIDGGVDRTLGFGAAQDRLRELKAVYDPANMFAGGQPVG; encoded by the coding sequence ATGACCATCAACACCGGAACCACCACCGGCGTCACTGCCGCCGCCGCCACCGCGGACCGGCTGCGCGAGGTGCTGGGCGATCGCGTCGTCCTCGCCGGCGACGCCGCCTACGACGCGGCCCGCGTCCCCTGGAACCTCGCCATCGACCAGCGCCCCTTCGCCGTCGTCCACCCCGAGTCGGCCGAGGACGTCGTCGACGTCGTGCGGGCGGCGCGCGCCCTCGGCCTGCGCGTGGCCCCGCAGTCGACCGGCCACGGCGCCGGCGCCCTCGCCGATACCGACCTGTCCGACGCGATCCTGGTGTCGCTGTCGAAGCTGCGCGGCGTCACCGTGCACCCCGAGGCGCAGAGTGCTCGCGTGCTCGGCGGTTCGGAGTGGAACGACGTCGTCCAGGCGGCGGCGCCATGGGGTCTCACCGCCCTGCACGGCAGCTCGGGCGATGTCGGCGTCGTCGGCTACGCGCTCAGCGGCGGTCTGTCGTTCTACGCCCGGGCCCACGGGCTCGCCGTCAACAGCGTGCGCGCCGTCCAGATCGTGACGGCCGACGGGCGCATCGTGCGCGCCAGCGTGCACGACGACCCGGAGCTGTTCTGGGCCGTGCGCGGCGGCTCGGGCGCGTTCGGCGTCGTCGTATCGCTCGAGATCGACCTGCTCCCGATCGCGGACGTGTTCGCCGGCATGCTGCTGTGGCCGGTCGACCGAGCGCCCGAGGTGGTCGCCGCGTGGTCGTCCTGGACGACGACGGCGCCCGAGAGCGCCTCGACGTCGCTGCGGGTCATGCACTTCCCGCCGATGCCCGACCTGCCCCCGTTCCTGTCGGACCGCAGCGTCGTGGTGATCGACGGCGCGATCCTCGAGACGGATGCCGCGGCCACGGCGCTCCTCGAGCCGCTGCGCGCGCTGACGCCCGAGATCGACACGTTCGCCCGCATCCCGGCCGTGCAGCTCGTGCAGGTGCACATGGACCCGCCCGAGCCGACGCCGGGCCTGACGGCCGGGGCCATGCTGTCGGGCTTCGCCGGCCCAGCGGTCGACGCGTACGTCGCGGCCGCGACCACCACGCCGGGCCTCTTCCTCGCCGAGCTCCGCCACGTCGGCGGCGCCGCCGCGCGGCGTCCCGATGGAGCCGGAGCGATCGGATCCGTGCAGGGGGATTTCCTTCTCGCGGGCATCGCCATGGTGCCCGCGCCCGAGCTCGCCGAGAGCGCGCTCGCCGCGGCGCATGGCATGGTCGCCGCGATGGCCGACTGGCACGCACCCGCCCTCGCGCTGACCTTCATCGACGGGGGAGTGGACCGCACGCTCGGCTTCGGCGCCGCGCAGGATCGACTTCGGGAGCTGAAGGCCGTCTACGACCCGGCGAACATGTTCGCCGGGGGGCAGCCCGTGGGCTGA
- a CDS encoding lytic transglycosylase domain-containing protein, with amino-acid sequence MTLGLLATVGVSAAAPTSEAEATGLYTNFALASYTAAAEQGSTAGREQLANAADLAAADADEAIAAAEKIAAAVKKADLDVKGSTSVDTEDLEAAVSNLSTTFILAAADVEDVASLVDTVTEETEDLTKRLKKAKKVEAARIAEEKRKAEEAARKAAEEKAAAEAAAAQAAASSSSSSSSSSYSSTPVASTGDNSPGGAQATARSMMKSRYGWGDGEFSCLVSLWNKESGWNYQAYNASSGAFGIPQALPGSKMATAGADWQTSAATQISWGLGYIAGRYGTPCGAWGHSQSYGWY; translated from the coding sequence GTGACGCTGGGTCTGCTGGCGACCGTCGGCGTCTCGGCGGCGGCCCCGACGTCGGAGGCCGAGGCCACCGGGCTGTACACGAACTTCGCGCTCGCGTCGTACACGGCGGCGGCAGAGCAGGGCTCGACCGCGGGGCGCGAGCAGCTCGCCAACGCGGCCGACCTGGCCGCGGCCGACGCCGACGAGGCGATCGCCGCGGCCGAGAAGATCGCGGCTGCCGTGAAGAAGGCCGATTTGGACGTCAAGGGCTCCACCTCGGTCGACACCGAAGACCTCGAGGCGGCCGTGTCGAACCTGTCGACCACGTTCATCCTCGCGGCGGCCGACGTCGAGGACGTCGCCTCGCTCGTGGACACGGTGACCGAGGAGACCGAAGACCTCACCAAGCGCCTGAAGAAGGCCAAGAAGGTCGAGGCGGCTCGCATCGCCGAGGAGAAGCGCAAGGCCGAGGAGGCCGCCCGGAAGGCCGCCGAGGAGAAGGCGGCCGCCGAGGCCGCTGCGGCGCAGGCTGCGGCATCCTCGTCGTCCTCGTCCTCGTCCTCGTCGTACTCCTCGACGCCGGTGGCGTCGACGGGCGACAACAGCCCCGGCGGTGCGCAGGCGACCGCGCGGTCGATGATGAAGTCGCGCTACGGCTGGGGCGACGGCGAGTTCTCGTGCCTGGTGTCGCTGTGGAACAAGGAGTCGGGCTGGAACTACCAGGCCTACAACGCGTCCAGCGGCGCGTTCGGCATCCCGCAGGCGCTCCCCGGCAGCAAGATGGCCACCGCCGGCGCCGACTGGCAGACGAGCGCGGCCACGCAGATCTCGTGGGGCCTCGGCTACATCGCCGGCCGCTACGGCACCCCGTGCGGCGCGTGGGGCCACTCGCAGTCGTACGGCTGGTACTGA